From Amycolatopsis sp. WQ 127309:
GCCGCGTCCTGTGGACAAGTGGGGTGTTGTGGACGGATGCCGCCGGCCGGGCCCGGGAACGGCGGTTTTCGTCGTACCCGGATGAGATGCTGGAGGGTCAGGCGTCCGGCCGGGCCGGCACCGTGCGCTGCACGACCACGCCCAGCACGCCGGGGCCGGTGTGCGCGCCGATCACCGCGCCCAGCTCGGAGACCACGCAGCCCGCCGACCGCGGCACGGCTTCTTCCAGCCGGTTCGCCAGCTCGACCGCCCGGTCCGGCGACGCGAGGTGGTGGACGGCGAGCTCGACGTCGTCGTCGTCCGCCGCGCGAGCCGCCAGCTCGACCAGCCGCGCGATCGCCCGGTTCATGGTCCGGACCTTCTCCAGCGGCAGGATCCGGCCGTCGGACATGTGCAGCACCGGCTTCACCGCCAGCGCCGTCCCGAGCAGCGCCGCCGCCGGGCCGATCCGGCCGCCGCGGCGCAGGTACTCCAGGGTTTCCACGACGAACAACGTCGAGGAGCACTTGGCCGCGGTCATCGCCGCCGCCTCGACCGCCTTCGGATCCGCGCCGGCCGCGGCGGCGTCCGCGGCGTGCAGCGCGGCGAACCCGAGGCCCATCGCGGTCGTGCGCGAGTCGACCACGCGCACCCGGTCCGGCCCGACCTCCTGGGCCGCCAGCACCGCCGCTTCCCAGGTGCCCGACAGCTCGCGGGAAAGGTGGATGGAGACGATCGCGTCCGCGCCGTCGGCGAGCGCCGCCCGGAATTCCTTCGCGAACTCGGCCGGGGTCGGCCGGGACGTCGTGACGATCTTGCGCTGGCTCATCGCCTCGGCGACCGCCGCCGGGCCGGTTTCCACGCCGTCGAGCGACACCACGCCGTCGACCAGGACGTGCAGCGGCACCACCCGGACCTCGTGCCGTTCGGCGAACCCCTCCGGCAGGTGGGCGGTGGAATCCGTGACTACGGCGACCGACACGCCGTCAGCCTACGTGGCCGGGGGCCGCTATCGGGGCCAGCAACACGGACATCGCCTCGCCCACGGCGGCGTGCCCGGCCCAGCCCCAGTGCATGCCGTCCGGGTTGCCCGCGCCGCTCAGGACGTGCTCGCCGACGACCTCTTTCAGGTCCAGCAACGGTACGCGGGCGCGCTCGCCCCAGGCCCTCATCGCGGCTTCGGCGCCCGGCCGCGCGGTGTGCACCCCGCCGTAGGCCGCGGCCCGGTGCACCGACGGCAGCATCCCGAAGATCGGCAGCTCGGGACGCAGGACACGCAACGCTTCCACGGCGGTGTCGAGGTACTGCACGGTCAGCTTCACCGGCAGCACCCGCGGACGGCCGCGGAACGCGACCGAAAGCCGGGGCTGCGCGGCGAGATAAGCCTTGCGCGCCACCCGTCGCACCGGATCGGGCCGCAGGTACTTCAGCCCGCCGCGCAGGTAGGTCGGCAACGGCGAGGGCAGCGTGTCCATGCTCCCGATCGCCAGCACGACGGCGTCGACGTGGTGCAGGTCGGCCCAGACGCGCGGGTCGCCGGTGAGCGACCACCAGACGTCGCGGGCGGTCCAGCCGATCCCGGCGACCAGGTCGGCGGTGCCGCCGAGGGCCGCCGCCGCGATGTTCGGCCACAGCCGCGGTTCGTCCGCGGCGCAGGGCCCCTCGGGGCCGTGAAAGCTCAGCGAGTCGCCGAACACCACCAGGTGTGGCCCCATCGGCTAGCCGGTCATCCCCGCGTTGTAGGCGTGCAGCCGCCACTTGCCGTCACGCAGGCCGAGCTCGACCCAGTGGCAGTTGGCGATCCCGCCGAGGGACGGCCAGATCTCGACCGGCAGCTTCAGCAGGCCAGCGGTGAGGGCGATGATCAACCCGCCGTGGGCGGCCAGCAGCACGGTGTCGCCGACGTCGGAGTTGGCCTGCTGCAGGTCGGACACGACCTCGCCGGCGCGCTCGGCGACGTCGAGCCGGTTCTCGCCGCCCGGCGGGGCCCAGGTGGCGTCGGTGCGCCAGCGGGCGCGTTCACCGGGGTACTCGGCGTCGACCTCGGCGCCGGTCTTCCCCTGCCACTCGCCCAGGTGCGTCTCGCGCAGCCGCTTGTCGATGCGCAGCGGGACGCCGATGGCGTCGGTGAGCACGGTCGCCGTGTCGGTCGCGCGACGCAGGTCGGAGGCGATCACGAGGTCCGGCGAGAACCGGGCCAGCGCGGGGACGGCGAAGCGAGCCTGGTTCCAGCCGACCGGGGTCAGCGCCGAGTCCAGGTGACCTTGCATCCGCCCGGCGGCGTTGTAGTCCGTCTCGCCGTGGCGCCAGAGCACCAGCCGCCGCGGGCTCACCGGGCGTCCGCGTCCTCATCGGCGGGCGGCTCCTCGAGACCGGCCACCTCGATCCGCGGGCAGTCCTTCCACAGCCGTTCGAGGCCGTAGAAGCTGCGCTCCTCGACGTGCTGGACGTGCACGACGACGTCGACGTAGTCGAGCAGGACCCAGCGGCCCTCACGGGCGCCTTCGCGGCGGACCGGCTTGTGCCCGGCCACCCGCAGCTGCTCCTCGACGTTGTCGACGATCGCGCCGACCAGGCGCTCGTTGGGCGCGGAGGCGATGACGAAGGCGTCGGTGATGACGAGCTGCTCGGACACGTCCAGCACGACGACGTCGCTGGCCTTCTTGTCCGCCGCCGCGTGTGCGGCCGCTACGGCCAGCTCTCGTGCCTCGGACGTGGCTGTCACGGTGCTCCTTTTCCGGATCGGGTTCGCCCGAGAAGAGTACCCGCCGCGACCAGCGGTGCTTCAGTCGCTCTTCCGGTAGAGATCCTTCTTGGTGATGTAGCGGACGACGCCGTCGGGAACGAGGTACCAGACCGGCTCCCCGCGCTCGACGCGGTCGCGGCAGCCGGTCGACGAAATCGCCATCGCGGTGACCTCGACGAGACTCACCTTCCCGCTGGGCAGGTGGTGCGAGTTGAGCCGGTAGCCGGGCCGCGTGACGCCGATGAAGTGCGCGAAGTCGAACAGCTCGTCGGCCTTGTGCCAGGTGAGGATCTGCTCGAGCGCGTCGGCGCCGGTGATGAAGTAGAGCTGGTCGCCGGGGTACTCGGCGTGGAGGTCGCGCAGGGTGTCGACGGTGTAGGTCTGGCCGGCGCGGTCGATGTCCACGCGGCTGACCGAGAAGACCGGGTTGGACGCGGTCGCGATGACCGTCATCAGGTAGCGGTCCTCGGCCTTGGTGACCTTGCGATCGGTCTTCTGCCAGGGCTGCCCGGTGGGCACGAAGATCACTTCGTCGAGCCCGAACCGGGACTGGACCTCGCTCGCCGCAACGAGGTGGCCGTGGTGCACGGGGTCGAAAGTGCCGCCCATGACCCCGATCCGCCGTGGTGACATGGGACCCGAGCCTATACACCGGACCCGTGGGCCGTCCGGTCCAGCAGCACACCTCGCCCGACCGTGCAGGAATTGTGATTCAGCTCACATTACGGCCGGTATTCGACACGAACGGTCCGTTCGCGCCGCCGCCGATTCCCGGTTCGTCGGTGGCATGGGGTAGACGTGGGGACGTGGACACCACCAGCACCACCCCAGCACTCCGCGACCGCGCCGAGACCCTCCTCCGGGCGCTCGCCGGCGACTCGGCGAAGCTGCGCGAAGACCAGTGGACGGCCATCGAGGCCTTGGTCGCGGAGCGGCGTCGCGCGCTCGTCGTGCAACGCACCGGGTGGGGCAAGTCGGCGGTCTACTTCCTGGCCACGGCCCTGCTGCGCGAACAGGGCAGCGGGCCGACGGTGATCGTCTCGCCGCTGCTGGCCCTGATGCGCAACCAGATCTCGGCGGCGGCGAAGGCCGGGATCCACGCGGCGACGATGAACTCCGCGAACCCGCAGGAGTGGGAGCACGTCCAGGCGTCGGTCGCGGCCGGCGAGATCGACGTCCTGCTCGTCAGCCCCGAGCGGCTGAACAACCCGGACTTCCGCGACAACGTGCTGCCGAAGCTGACCGCGAGCACCGGCCTGCTGGTGGTCGACGAAGCGCACTGCATCTCCGACTGGGGCCACGACTTCCGGCCGGACTACCGGCGGCTGCGCACGCTGCTGGGCGACCTGCCCGACGGCGTGCCGGTGCTGGCGACCACCGCGACGGCGAACGACCGCGTCGTCACCGACGTCGCCGAGCAGCTGGGCATGGGCAGCGGCGGCGACACGCTGGTGCTGCGCGGCAGCCTCGACCGGGAAAGCCTGCGGCTGTCGGTCTGCCGGCTGCCGACGTCGCAGGCGCGGCTCGCGTGGCTCGCGGAGCACCTGGCCGAACTGCCGGGGTCGGGGATCATCTACACGCTGACGGTCGCGGCGGCGCACGACGTCGCCTCCCTGTTGAAGGACCGCGGCTACCCGGTGGCGGCCTACACCGGGAAGACCGACCCGGCCGACCGGCAGGCGGCCGAGGACGACCTGCTCGGCAACCGCGTCAAGGCGCTGGTCGCGACGTCCGCGCTGGGCATGGGGTTCGACAAGCCGGACCTCGGGTTCGTCGTGCACCTCGGGGCGCCGTCGTCGCCGATCGCGTACTACCAGCAGGTCGGCCGCGCCGGGCGTGGTGTGGAGCGCGCGGAGGTCGTCCTGCTGCCCGGCGAGGAGGACCGGGCGATCTGGGCGTACTTCGGGTCGCTGGCGTTCCCGGACGAGCTGCGGGTGACGCAGGTGCTGAACTCGCTCGCCTACGCCGACCGTCCACTTTCGACGGCCGCGCTCGAGCCGTCGGTGGAGCTTTCCCGCTCCCGCCTGGAAATGGTGCTCAAGGTGCTGGACGTCGACGGCGCGGTCCGGCGCGTGAAGGGCGGCTGGGAGAGCACGGGCGAAGACTGGCAGTACGACCGCAGCCGCTACCAGCGCGTCGCGGAAGCGCGTGACCGCGAGCAGGAAGCGATGCTCGGCTACCTGGCGACCGGCGACTGCCGGATGGAGTACCTGCGGCGTCAGCTCGACGACCCCGACGCGGCGCCGTGCGGGCGGTGCGACAACTGCACCGGGCAGCACTGGGACACGTCGGTGACCGACGAGGTCGTCAACGCGACGCGGGAACGCTTGCAGCGGCCGGGCGTCGAGGTCGCGCCGCGGAAGCAGTGGCCCACCGGGATGTCCTCTTTGGACGTTCCGGTCTCCGGCCGGATCGGCG
This genomic window contains:
- a CDS encoding histidine phosphatase family protein, producing MSPRRLVLWRHGETDYNAAGRMQGHLDSALTPVGWNQARFAVPALARFSPDLVIASDLRRATDTATVLTDAIGVPLRIDKRLRETHLGEWQGKTGAEVDAEYPGERARWRTDATWAPPGGENRLDVAERAGEVVSDLQQANSDVGDTVLLAAHGGLIIALTAGLLKLPVEIWPSLGGIANCHWVELGLRDGKWRLHAYNAGMTG
- the nadD gene encoding nicotinate-nucleotide adenylyltransferase, whose protein sequence is MGGTFDPVHHGHLVAASEVQSRFGLDEVIFVPTGQPWQKTDRKVTKAEDRYLMTVIATASNPVFSVSRVDIDRAGQTYTVDTLRDLHAEYPGDQLYFITGADALEQILTWHKADELFDFAHFIGVTRPGYRLNSHHLPSGKVSLVEVTAMAISSTGCRDRVERGEPVWYLVPDGVVRYITKKDLYRKSD
- a CDS encoding RecQ family ATP-dependent DNA helicase; its protein translation is MDTTSTTPALRDRAETLLRALAGDSAKLREDQWTAIEALVAERRRALVVQRTGWGKSAVYFLATALLREQGSGPTVIVSPLLALMRNQISAAAKAGIHAATMNSANPQEWEHVQASVAAGEIDVLLVSPERLNNPDFRDNVLPKLTASTGLLVVDEAHCISDWGHDFRPDYRRLRTLLGDLPDGVPVLATTATANDRVVTDVAEQLGMGSGGDTLVLRGSLDRESLRLSVCRLPTSQARLAWLAEHLAELPGSGIIYTLTVAAAHDVASLLKDRGYPVAAYTGKTDPADRQAAEDDLLGNRVKALVATSALGMGFDKPDLGFVVHLGAPSSPIAYYQQVGRAGRGVERAEVVLLPGEEDRAIWAYFGSLAFPDELRVTQVLNSLAYADRPLSTAALEPSVELSRSRLEMVLKVLDVDGAVRRVKGGWESTGEDWQYDRSRYQRVAEARDREQEAMLGYLATGDCRMEYLRRQLDDPDAAPCGRCDNCTGQHWDTSVTDEVVNATRERLQRPGVEVAPRKQWPTGMSSLDVPVSGRIGADDQAEPGQVLGRLTDVGWGNRLRELVGPAAQDADVPDSVFKACVQVLAGWQWSERPVAVVAVPSSTRPQLVYSLATQLADIGKLDFLGALDADGPPPRQANSAQRLADLWRRLSMPADLAAALPAGPILLVDDVIDTGWTMTLATRLLRRAGAPAVLPFALASTA
- the octT gene encoding diglucosylglycerate octanoyltransferase: MGPHLVVFGDSLSFHGPEGPCAADEPRLWPNIAAAALGGTADLVAGIGWTARDVWWSLTGDPRVWADLHHVDAVVLAIGSMDTLPSPLPTYLRGGLKYLRPDPVRRVARKAYLAAQPRLSVAFRGRPRVLPVKLTVQYLDTAVEALRVLRPELPIFGMLPSVHRAAAYGGVHTARPGAEAAMRAWGERARVPLLDLKEVVGEHVLSGAGNPDGMHWGWAGHAAVGEAMSVLLAPIAAPGHVG
- a CDS encoding DegV family protein — protein: MSVAVVTDSTAHLPEGFAERHEVRVVPLHVLVDGVVSLDGVETGPAAVAEAMSQRKIVTTSRPTPAEFAKEFRAALADGADAIVSIHLSRELSGTWEAAVLAAQEVGPDRVRVVDSRTTAMGLGFAALHAADAAAAGADPKAVEAAAMTAAKCSSTLFVVETLEYLRRGGRIGPAAALLGTALAVKPVLHMSDGRILPLEKVRTMNRAIARLVELAARAADDDDVELAVHHLASPDRAVELANRLEEAVPRSAGCVVSELGAVIGAHTGPGVLGVVVQRTVPARPDA
- the rsfS gene encoding ribosome silencing factor, giving the protein MTATSEARELAVAAAHAAADKKASDVVVLDVSEQLVITDAFVIASAPNERLVGAIVDNVEEQLRVAGHKPVRREGAREGRWVLLDYVDVVVHVQHVEERSFYGLERLWKDCPRIEVAGLEEPPADEDADAR